In Miscanthus floridulus cultivar M001 chromosome 19, ASM1932011v1, whole genome shotgun sequence, the DNA window GGAAAATTATACCAAGGGGCTGTTTGGATCCTTTTcatttggaggaattgaaatctagtTTATAgactaggctatttggcttggaatttgacattccataactttccaaagttcacatataagcctatGTCAAATTCATAGGTTAAGAGatagaaattgattctatagatcactatgctatgtttttactttgcaacttataacacaCTTTTCAACTCGCTCCCCTACGGTAGAAATGtaacacataagtatctctctcatatagccaacaataatatacaaatataatccatataccaccatattagcttaattaatatttgtctaaattgtgattattaaaatgaattcaattccaaagatccaaacggggcctaaggGAAAAAGTCCATTTGCTGCAATGAACTATTCACTTTGTCTACCTCACCCGTCGTATGAAGTTTCATATCATTAACTTCCCTGAAGCATAAAAATTGGGTGAACTCACCGCCAAATGGTTGTATTTTTTTGGTTGCTCACCATACAATTTGGGTTTTGACTTCACATTTTGTGGGGTGATACATGACAACATACCCTATGTTATATTTTTTTTTTATCCATAAGTTAGAATGTTTTTACTCCCTATTTTAGATTTAAGATTTTTCGTGATTAATTTTGTGCCTTCTCATATCTagaggttaaaccagtatcagaTGGTTCCAAGTTCCAACCTATGAAAATAATCACGAAAAAAATCTAATATATTTTTGAATATAGGGTATGCTGAAAGTGCTTGAACATGAGAGGCAACTTTGCTCTTAGTTCTTTGCTCTTTCTCCATTCATCTCACCTGTAtctgttagtttttttttctcttgaaATGATCACTAGTGTTACATGAATATTTTGATACCATTTATGTGCTATGAAGTATTGTGGGAGAGCGCCTTTGATATACAAAGCCAAGCCTATTATATTAACTAATGAAAGGGGCACCCTGTTTTACTGCTGTGCAAGTATAATACTGTAGTAGTTGACTGCTTTGCGTTTGATCGTGCTCTTTGCTGGTACAGGCACGTGACTATATGCTATACCTATCACTGCTCGATGTGCTCAACCGGAATGATCAAATCCCTCTGCAAGCTTACAGCGAGGTTAGCATGACTCTGATCCTCTCATTTTTGTTGTAGAGGAATCTGTAGCTTAGTGATTCATCTGGTTCCATCATCTTCGAAATGCAGCTTTCACTTCTGTTCCAGCATCACGAAGATCTGTTAGCGGAGCTGTCCAAGTTCAGGCCCCTCCCATGTCCAAACAAAATCTATACCCACGGCTCGATTTGGATGATCATATTCCTCATGCCCTTTCTGCTCCTGAGCCTTGTCCTCGCCTTGAGAAGCCATTGAAGTGCTTCCTGCTCCATTAGACTGTTGCAAGCCTAAATGATGTGTCGTAGTACTAGCAGCTAATTGTATATAGATATATATGGATGGGTTTCTGTCCTGTAATATCTTTATGATCTCCTTGTACGCTCGTGCACACGGAAATAATCTTACAGTGTTATTTCAGTTGCGGCAGTCTGGCAGCATATAAAGCCTAAACAGAGATCGTTTGATCTCGTTCCATCGGAACTTCAATTTTGTACAGAGAATTTGGGTTTTTTGAGTCTATATACAATTTAAACAGGTATAAGCGACCTAGGAGAAATTCGTAGTGAAGTCTTCTTCTGTATCGTTTGTGTTACGAACAAACTTTTGATGGCCTTGAACCTAAGCAGCTACAGAAGGCAGTAGGAAGTCTTGATCTATTTCTTGTTTAATCAGAACACAGTCTCTTCATCTATATACATGAGATGTCTCGACGTCTTGGCCTTTAAGAAAAAACTACCTCGAGAATTAAGATTTAAGAAAGTAGATATAACCACCCAAATTGTTCGTGAACAGTAATCCATCGGCCCTAGGGGATGCGCTTTGGCATGGGTCCTAAAAGCACGTAGCCTTTGATCTGGGTGTTCCCTCAATttgaaattataaattattttgcTGAAAACCCCAAAACGGACTTATGATTTGAAACGGATGGAGTAACATTTACTTTATCCCTTTTAACACCTATATGTAACATTAAGAAAAATTAAAACATTTTTTCACTAACAATAGTCTAATCACTAGTGGGATACCTAAGCATTATCGACACGCATAGTAGCCTTGGCATCCATGCTTGCATACATAACATTCTCTCTACCATGGCTTCTTCTTAGCGCTAATGAATGTACATGCACAATAGGCTGGATATGACAGTTTGTTTAGTGGTTTGCACTGAAGTTCAGAAAGTTATAGAACCAGATGGCATAGTTATCAGTATGGGACTACGGTGCATCGGATTGGGCAAATCTCCCAGGCCATCCTTCCCTAACAATACACTAGCATGAATATGATCAAAGTCAGCCAGTATTGTAATTTCCAAATCCTGGTATATCCACCTGATCATAGCTTCGAcattaatttgtttttttttttggtgtacAATTGCAAAATTGCTAACTTAGTTTTCTAAGGGGTGAAATTGTGCCCCATATGGGCATTTTAGAAAATTTGAACTAAACACCTCAAGCTTTCAACATATATGTACATGACTACGAACAAACGAACACCAAACGAATGGCCTTCCCCAAAAATTGGACGTCATCAATTCATCATCATGCTAACTAAAGCAGAGCAATATACATAATCATATCACCTGGGCCCAGAAAGCCGCACAGCAGAAAGCAAAGCATCACTATTGTAGTCTGACATCCCAGATGACGTGCCCTCTTCGCTGCTAGATTTGAAGGCATTCGCGTACAGCCGGTATCCAATATGCGAAGATATTGGTGGCTGGGGCACGTCGCAGACGCCTTCCAGCATCTGGACAACCTTCGACATGGATGGCCTCTGATAGAAGTCCTCCTGAATGCACCACAGGGCCACCTTGATTGCCATCTCAGCTCGGTTATCCTGGTCCTTGTATTTTAGCTAGCATAGGAGGGGAAGTGAGCTTTCTCCGAGCCTTCCACAGGATCATAGCTCTTCCTCCCACTGATTATCTCAAGGAGAACCATCCCTTAGCTGTACACGTCGCTCTTCTCTGAGATGGCATAGTTGGTGATCCATTCGGGTGCAAGGTAGCCCCGCGTGCCTCTGAGCGTCGTGAACACATGGCTCTGCTCCCTGGTCATTAACTTGGCAAGGCCAAAGTCTGACACCTTTGCGAGGAAGTTGTCATCAAGGAGGACATTCTCAGGTTTGATGTCACAGTGAATGATCTTCGACTCACAGTCCTGGTGGAGGTATGCCAACCCCTTGGCTGTTCCAAGGGCAATGTTAAACCTCGTTTCCCAGTCCAGCAGGGAGGAATCCTCATTTCTTTGGAAAATCCATCTATCTAGAGACCCTTTTGCCATGTACTCGTATGCAAGAAGCCTGTGTGCTCCTTCAGCACAAAAGCCTCGGAGTTTGACAAGATGGATGTGATGTATGCTGCCAATGATGGTCACCTCAGAACGGAATTCTTTCTTCCCTTGTGCTATGCCCTCTAGCTTCTTTACAGCGATGCGACTGCCATCAGGCAGTGTACCAAGATACACAGATCCAAACCCTCCCTGGCCAAGCTTGTCTGAGAAGTTGTTTGTCGCATCCTGGAGCTCCCTGTAAGTATACCGTGTCGGTGCTTCTGATATAGTTTGCAGGAAACCATCATCTTCTGATGAACCAGCATCATCATGCGAGGGTGTATGGTGACTCCTCCTTTGGTAAATGCAGAAACCAACATACACAAGGACCCCTATGACAGCCAAAGTTCCAACTATAATGGCAACAATTACGATGGTGAGCCTACCATTGTCACTACCACCTTGCCCTGTGCCACGATTACTGCTTGATAActtaatgaaagatacaaaacTACTCTTACTTCCATCTTTCTGTTGCAAGCTTCCTATCTGGTCGAAAAGGAAGCAATTTCCTGAACTTTGGTCAAAGAATACAGCAATGCATGAGCAGTTACCCAT includes these proteins:
- the LOC136528484 gene encoding paired amphipathic helix protein Sin3-like 4, coding for MSKWEPVTFQESLSFVKKVKARDYMLYLSLLDVLNRNDQIPLQAYSELSLLFQHHEDLLAELSKFRPLPCPNKIYTHGSIWMIIFLMPFLLLSLVLALRSH